ATTACTGCCAAAGGCGATCCGCTTTTTAGCTTTGATTATACCAGCAAAGTATTTGATTTAATTCATGCGCCGCAAAAGGAATTACTTACTTTAGAGCTTAATCGCCACATGATTTTTAATGAGGATACAGACACGACGATAAACGCATTGGAACCTACATTGCATAAATATCTCGGATAGTATATTGATCATATGAGCAGTAAATGTTATACTTTTCGTGACGATACTAACAATTTAGTCATAAGGAGGTTATGAGAATTGCCACGGTTTACAGAACAAGAGAAAGAGATCATCAGCGGTAAACTTTTGATAGAGGGAGAAAAGCTGTTTGCATTACACGGTTTGAAAAAAGTAACGGTTGATGATTTAGTGGCCGCCGTAAACATATCAAAGGGGTCTTTCTATGCTTTTTATCCCAGTAAAGAACATCTATATGTGGAAATCAATTTTCGCTTACAAAAAGAGCTATTTGAAAGTATAGAAACAACAATTAAAAAGAAAAAATATAAGAACCATAGAGATTTAGCAAAGGACGCTATTAAGCTAAGTTTAACGGGTTTGATTACTTCACCTATTCTTTCGCAGATTGACTTATCTATAATGGACTATCTGCAAAGAAAATTATCACCGGATATTTTTGAAAGCCATATGCACAATGATATTCGTATACTGGAGATACTGGAAGATCTAGGGGTTGTATTTTTGGTTCCGCATACGGTTATTATAAAATCCCTGTATTCTGTTTTGTCCTGTTTGGAACAATTCAAAGAGGATGAAGAACTGAATATGATACAAAACCTTTTAGTGAATGGGATTATTCAGCAAGTAGTAGCAGAGTAACAATTTTGTTTGGTTATTTGACAGGCAGGTAGCCAAACAAATTTTTTACATTTTATATGACTATATATCTATAAGCGTCATAAGATTAAAGGAGGAAAAATAATGATTGATGTAAAAAAACTGTATTTCAGCTATACTGAAAAGCCCTTTGTTGAAGATGTGAGTTTCCATGTTGGACGTGGAGAAATTTTCGGCTTTTTAGGACCCTCTGGAGCTGGGAAGTCAACCATACAAAAAGTATTGACTGGGCTTAATACAAAATATAAAGGCAGCGTAAAAGTTGCAGGTATTGAAATAAGGGAACGTACAAATCGGTTTTATGAGAATATTGGAGTGGACTTTGAATTTTCTACCTGTTATGAGAAATTTACGGCACGACAAAACCTTGCCTATTTCGCTTCGCTGTATGAAAAGCAGCCCCGGTCTATTGATGAATTATTGCATATGGTAGGCTTGGAAAATGACGGAGACAAAAAGGTTGCCGACTTTTCCAAAGGTATGCGTTCTCGCTTGAATTTTATCAAAGCGTTAATCCATGACCCCGATATATTATTTCTTGATGAACCAACAAGCGGCCTTGACCCTACAAATAATCGCTTGATGAAAGATATTATCCTTGCAGAGAAGAAGCGCGGAAAAACTATCATAATCACCACTCACAATATGTATGACGCAACGGAGCTATGCGATCAGGTAGCTTTTATTGTTGCGGGAAAAGTCAGCGCGTTAGACAGCCCACATAATTTAATCATGTCAAGGGGTGCTGCAAAAATACAATATACCTATTATGACAACGGCGAAAAAACCGGGGAATGTCTGCTTGATAGAACCACAGAGGATAAGATGTTAAAAAATTTAATTTCTGAAAATCGTCTGCTTTCTATCCATAGTAGTGAACCTACGTTAAATGACATTTTCGTTGATATTACGGGGAGGACACTTCAATGAGATTAGGACGCTTAATTCGTGGAGATATACATTTCCAATGGAAATATGGTTTTTATTTTATTTACTTTATATTAACAGTTTTATATGTGTGTGGGATTGCCGCTTTGACGGGACATTGGAAAACGGATATTGCTTCTATCATGATATACTCTGACCCGGCAGCAATGGGATTGTTTTTTATGGGAGCGATTGTCCTCTTGGAAAAAAGTCAAAAGGTGTTAAATGCTATGGTAGTATCGCCTGTAAAAGTATCGGAGTACATACTTTCAAAAACAGTTGCGTTGATTGCTATTTCTACGATCATTGCGTTGATATTGGGGTTTGTTTCCGGCAGCAATCATTTGCTTGGTATCACAGTTGGTACGGCATTGACATCAGCAATCTTTACTATGATTGGAATTATTGCGGCTACAAAAATTTCAAACTTGAACCAATTTCTCATTGTGATTATGCCGATAGAAATTGTTTGTTTTGTACCACCTATTGTTGGTCTGTTTGTGAAGTTACCATATCTGTTCCGCTTTTTTCCATTCACAGCTTGCATGAACCTTATAACTGGAAAAAGTGTT
The Ruminococcus gauvreauii genome window above contains:
- a CDS encoding ABC transporter ATP-binding protein; protein product: MIDVKKLYFSYTEKPFVEDVSFHVGRGEIFGFLGPSGAGKSTIQKVLTGLNTKYKGSVKVAGIEIRERTNRFYENIGVDFEFSTCYEKFTARQNLAYFASLYEKQPRSIDELLHMVGLENDGDKKVADFSKGMRSRLNFIKALIHDPDILFLDEPTSGLDPTNNRLMKDIILAEKKRGKTIIITTHNMYDATELCDQVAFIVAGKVSALDSPHNLIMSRGAAKIQYTYYDNGEKTGECLLDRTTEDKMLKNLISENRLLSIHSSEPTLNDIFVDITGRTLQ
- a CDS encoding TetR/AcrR family transcriptional regulator, producing the protein MPRFTEQEKEIISGKLLIEGEKLFALHGLKKVTVDDLVAAVNISKGSFYAFYPSKEHLYVEINFRLQKELFESIETTIKKKKYKNHRDLAKDAIKLSLTGLITSPILSQIDLSIMDYLQRKLSPDIFESHMHNDIRILEILEDLGVVFLVPHTVIIKSLYSVLSCLEQFKEDEELNMIQNLLVNGIIQQVVAE
- a CDS encoding ABC transporter permease codes for the protein MRLGRLIRGDIHFQWKYGFYFIYFILTVLYVCGIAALTGHWKTDIASIMIYSDPAAMGLFFMGAIVLLEKSQKVLNAMVVSPVKVSEYILSKTVALIAISTIIALILGFVSGSNHLLGITVGTALTSAIFTMIGIIAATKISNLNQFLIVIMPIEIVCFVPPIVGLFVKLPYLFRFFPFTACMNLITGKSVLLSPDTVLVIATLMILYMVARHTVEHMWKSLGGVKL